A stretch of Natronobacterium texcoconense DNA encodes these proteins:
- a CDS encoding deoxyhypusine synthase: MTDDDSREHVVPGSDEELETADVRGYDFRDGADLSSLLEAYETTGFQATQLAEAIEITEGMQAEDAKVYLTFTSNIVSSGLREVVAALIRDGFVDVVITTSGSLTEDVIKTAKPFKMGEWKADEAELRERGINRLGNIFVPSDRYVWLEEYLYDFFDDFFAEESIRTPTEFARELGETLEDEDSVLKQAADNDVPVYCPALTDAEVGNFLYYYRQRQDTDSDIGIEILDDYESIIEDGMFADTTGLIAVGGGVPKHHAIMTNLFRGGAEYAVYISTGMEGDGSLSGAPPNEAVSWGKIKDDTELNYTQVEAEATLVFPLLVAEAFYN; encoded by the coding sequence ATGACCGACGACGACTCCCGCGAACACGTCGTCCCGGGGTCCGACGAGGAACTCGAGACGGCAGACGTTCGCGGCTACGACTTCCGCGACGGGGCCGACCTGTCGTCGCTGCTCGAGGCCTACGAAACGACCGGCTTCCAGGCCACGCAACTCGCCGAAGCGATCGAGATCACCGAAGGGATGCAGGCAGAAGACGCCAAAGTATATCTCACGTTCACCTCGAACATCGTCTCCTCCGGACTACGAGAGGTCGTCGCCGCGCTGATCCGAGACGGCTTCGTCGACGTCGTCATCACCACCTCCGGATCGCTGACCGAGGACGTCATCAAGACCGCAAAACCGTTCAAAATGGGGGAGTGGAAGGCCGACGAAGCGGAACTCCGCGAGCGCGGCATCAACCGACTGGGCAACATCTTCGTCCCCTCCGACCGCTACGTCTGGCTCGAGGAGTACCTCTACGACTTCTTCGACGACTTCTTCGCCGAAGAGAGCATCCGGACACCGACCGAGTTCGCGCGCGAACTCGGCGAGACGCTCGAGGACGAGGATTCGGTGCTCAAGCAGGCCGCGGACAATGATGTCCCAGTCTACTGTCCCGCGCTGACCGACGCAGAGGTCGGGAACTTCCTCTACTACTACCGGCAGCGCCAGGATACGGATTCGGACATCGGCATCGAGATTCTCGACGACTACGAAAGCATCATCGAGGACGGCATGTTCGCGGACACGACCGGCCTGATCGCCGTCGGTGGCGGCGTCCCGAAACACCACGCCATCATGACGAACCTCTTCCGCGGCGGCGCGGAGTACGCCGTCTACATCTCAACGGGGATGGAAGGCGACGGCTCGCTCTCGGGCGCACCGCCGAACGAGGCCGTCTCCTGGGGTAAGATCAAGGACGACACCGAACTGAACTACACGCAGGTCGAAGCCGAGGCGACGCTCGTCTTCCCGCTGCTCGTTGCGGAAGCATTTTACAACTAA
- a CDS encoding DUF6691 family protein, which yields MAGEHEQHPLFLPLVFAGGLIFGFGLGFSHMAQPEVVLNFLQFDDLGLLFVMFGAAVVTGITFFGVKQFRTTAPLTGTTYGRRLKTLDRNVVVGGGIFGVGWGLSGICPGAAYASLGVGNVVILYGIAGMFVGTYLQGYWRSAHAETESSATTAD from the coding sequence ATGGCTGGGGAGCACGAACAACACCCGCTGTTCCTGCCGCTGGTGTTCGCCGGCGGGCTGATCTTCGGCTTCGGCCTCGGGTTCAGCCACATGGCCCAGCCCGAAGTCGTCCTGAACTTCCTCCAGTTCGACGACCTCGGCCTGCTGTTCGTCATGTTCGGGGCCGCCGTCGTCACCGGGATCACCTTCTTCGGAGTCAAACAGTTCCGGACCACGGCTCCCCTGACAGGCACGACCTACGGCCGACGACTGAAAACGCTCGACAGGAACGTCGTCGTCGGCGGCGGCATCTTCGGCGTCGGCTGGGGCCTGTCGGGGATCTGTCCCGGTGCGGCCTACGCCAGCCTCGGCGTCGGCAACGTCGTTATCCTCTACGGCATCGCCGGCATGTTCGTCGGTACATACCTCCAGGGCTACTGGCGCTCTGCACACGCCGAGACCGAATCGTCGGCGACGACGGCCGACTGA
- a CDS encoding YeeE/YedE family protein, with translation MSVALTVALVGELFPNGISHYAIGGLLVGLGVVVIYLGTAIPAGASTFLESTLSYVSNLSRFQRYRPSRDWRVVFTLGIVAGAAIYAVTFQSGLVSSGLHQPATTGQFREVGALTIWLTEVQPWRLFLGGILIGIGTRLGKGCTSGHGVCGVGSASSASFVGVATFLLVAIGVAQLVAALGVSP, from the coding sequence ATGAGTGTAGCGCTTACCGTTGCGTTGGTCGGGGAGCTGTTTCCGAACGGGATCAGCCACTACGCGATCGGCGGGTTGCTGGTCGGACTCGGGGTCGTCGTGATTTACCTCGGGACCGCCATCCCCGCCGGCGCGAGTACGTTCCTCGAGTCGACGCTCTCCTACGTCTCGAATCTCTCGCGATTCCAGCGGTATCGCCCCTCGCGTGACTGGCGGGTCGTCTTCACGCTCGGCATCGTCGCTGGCGCAGCGATCTACGCCGTCACGTTCCAGTCGGGACTGGTCTCGAGCGGCCTCCACCAGCCAGCCACGACCGGCCAGTTCCGCGAGGTCGGCGCGCTGACGATCTGGCTGACCGAAGTCCAGCCCTGGCGACTGTTCCTCGGCGGCATCCTGATCGGGATCGGAACCCGACTCGGGAAGGGATGTACCTCGGGCCACGGCGTCTGTGGCGTCGGCTCGGCCTCGAGTGCGTCGTTCGTCGGCGTCGCGACCTTCCTGCTGGTGGCGATCGGGGTCGCACAGCTCGTCGCGGCACTGGGGGTGAGTCCATAA
- a CDS encoding M14 family metallopeptidase, with amino-acid sequence MKVAQLGSGTPEVAVLAGVHGDEPCGVRAVERILDERPTVERPVKLVVANEKALERRVRFVDEDLNRAFPGDPDAKTHEGRLAHRLGDELEGCLTFSMHSTQSYAEPFTIVDSVSETATELCQRLPVMAMVETGEFAEGRLITEAETIEVECGQQGSETAAQNADRLMRTFLTATGALPGDTVQRELPVYRLTDVIPKESAETYEVFVENFTEVEAGETFAAADGDEQVAEESFYPVLMSSNGYRDVFGYAAEKLEVLDAQTAAD; translated from the coding sequence ATGAAAGTCGCACAGCTCGGGTCGGGAACGCCGGAGGTCGCAGTCCTCGCCGGCGTCCACGGCGACGAACCCTGTGGCGTTCGCGCCGTCGAACGGATTCTCGACGAACGGCCGACCGTCGAACGGCCAGTCAAACTCGTCGTCGCCAACGAGAAGGCTCTCGAGCGACGGGTCCGGTTCGTCGACGAGGACCTCAATCGAGCGTTCCCGGGCGATCCGGATGCAAAGACCCACGAAGGGAGGCTGGCCCATCGGCTCGGCGACGAACTCGAGGGCTGTCTCACCTTCTCGATGCATTCGACTCAGAGCTACGCGGAACCGTTCACGATCGTCGATTCCGTCAGCGAGACTGCGACGGAGCTGTGTCAACGACTGCCCGTGATGGCGATGGTCGAAACGGGCGAGTTCGCGGAGGGCCGGCTGATTACCGAGGCCGAGACGATCGAGGTCGAGTGTGGGCAGCAGGGCTCCGAGACGGCCGCCCAGAACGCCGACCGGCTCATGCGGACGTTCCTGACCGCTACCGGTGCGTTACCCGGTGACACAGTCCAGCGGGAGCTCCCCGTCTATCGGCTTACCGACGTGATCCCGAAAGAGTCCGCCGAGACGTACGAGGTCTTCGTCGAGAACTTTACCGAGGTCGAGGCCGGCGAGACGTTCGCGGCCGCGGACGGCGACGAACAGGTCGCCGAGGAGTCGTTCTATCCCGTTCTCATGTCGTCCAACGGCTACCGGGACGTCTTCGGCTACGCCGCGGAGAAACTCGAGGTACTGGACGCACAGACCGCAGCCGATTAG
- a CDS encoding DUF309 domain-containing protein, whose protein sequence is MDEHTRDPTVDPPPDRADPPTGWLESDGRWEHATLRRATVHGVRLFNAGEYHESHDCFEDEWYNYGRGQAESAFLHGMVQVAAGAYKRHGFENDDGMRSLFRTALQYLQGVPHDYYGVDVLEVRTKLTNALEEPDRIDGWQIRLDGERPTARTVDREYAETLEE, encoded by the coding sequence GTGGACGAGCACACGCGCGATCCGACCGTCGATCCACCGCCGGACCGCGCCGACCCGCCAACGGGCTGGCTCGAGTCCGACGGGCGCTGGGAGCACGCGACCCTCCGGCGGGCGACGGTCCACGGCGTTCGGCTGTTCAACGCCGGCGAGTACCACGAGAGCCACGACTGTTTCGAGGACGAGTGGTACAACTACGGCCGCGGGCAGGCCGAGAGCGCCTTCCTCCACGGGATGGTCCAGGTCGCCGCCGGTGCGTACAAACGCCACGGCTTCGAGAACGACGACGGGATGCGGTCGCTGTTCCGGACGGCACTGCAGTACCTCCAGGGCGTCCCCCACGACTACTACGGCGTCGACGTCCTCGAGGTTCGAACGAAACTGACGAACGCCCTCGAGGAGCCCGACCGGATCGACGGCTGGCAAATCCGTCTCGACGGCGAGCGACCTACCGCACGCACAGTCGATCGGGAGTACGCTGAGACCCTCGAGGAGTAA
- a CDS encoding phosphotransferase family protein — MDEIPEARELPKSALEAAVQTIDPTWELREAVPAERGFCSVYRLVVADSDSTQELYLKASPDGRPWSIPTEARLQAVLESRTSIPVPEVLAVTDAHETLPSPHYLMRGLPGEDVAYEHVARLEDDALRRLAREMGAYLADLHSVPATEAFGHVRHDGPELAGEQPSSDPTALTVGDPSDDWPAYLREYVTEELERHADSRFSHLTPELRRWLESGIDDLTGPFEPVLGRNDHGLHNLLVDPETGEITAVLDWGYTLSVPAAFDFEFAVYLYSGAFLAGLPDARDRRMLVREAMLEGYRTTAPDRVAEVATPEPLYEAAAMLRIMNDFDHLDLPVGTEEAVKDRIMEDVRDLLE, encoded by the coding sequence ATGGACGAGATTCCCGAGGCACGGGAGCTTCCTAAATCGGCGCTCGAGGCGGCGGTGCAGACCATCGATCCGACCTGGGAACTCCGCGAGGCGGTCCCCGCCGAGCGCGGCTTCTGTTCGGTCTATCGACTCGTAGTCGCCGACAGCGACTCGACGCAGGAACTGTACCTGAAGGCCTCGCCCGACGGACGACCCTGGAGCATTCCGACCGAAGCGCGGCTCCAGGCGGTCCTCGAGAGCCGGACGTCGATTCCAGTTCCCGAGGTACTCGCCGTCACCGACGCTCACGAGACGCTGCCGTCCCCGCACTACCTCATGCGTGGACTCCCCGGCGAGGACGTCGCCTACGAGCACGTTGCCCGACTCGAGGACGACGCTCTGCGACGGCTCGCCCGGGAGATGGGAGCGTATCTGGCCGACCTCCACTCGGTTCCGGCGACCGAAGCGTTCGGCCACGTCCGTCACGACGGTCCCGAACTCGCCGGCGAGCAACCCAGCAGCGACCCGACGGCCCTGACGGTCGGCGACCCGTCCGACGACTGGCCGGCGTATCTGCGGGAATACGTGACCGAAGAACTCGAGCGACACGCTGACTCCCGGTTCTCACACCTGACGCCCGAACTCCGTCGGTGGCTCGAGTCGGGTATCGACGACCTGACGGGGCCGTTCGAGCCCGTCCTGGGGCGCAACGATCACGGGCTACACAACCTGCTCGTCGACCCCGAGACGGGCGAGATCACCGCCGTCCTCGACTGGGGGTACACGCTCTCCGTGCCCGCGGCCTTCGACTTCGAGTTCGCCGTCTACCTCTACAGCGGGGCCTTCCTCGCGGGACTCCCGGACGCTCGGGATCGCCGCATGCTGGTTCGGGAGGCGATGCTCGAGGGGTACCGGACAACGGCTCCGGATCGCGTCGCCGAGGTCGCGACCCCCGAGCCGCTGTACGAGGCGGCAGCGATGCTCCGGATCATGAACGACTTCGATCATCTCGATCTCCCCGTCGGAACCGAGGAGGCGGTAAAAGATCGCATCATGGAAGACGTCCGCGACCTTCTCGAGTGA
- a CDS encoding nucleotidyltransferase family protein, with the protein MSDGTASEPPADADLPVVEPPFEATDDPRVGGVVLAGGTSDRFGDRNKLLASLEGAPLVAHAARTLLETDVDPVVVVVGYEADRVQEAVSELPVTTVSNPTYEAGQSTSVRSGVETLRERTTVDAAVIALGDMPFVDPSTVDALVSAYASGAGDALAPAYESERGNPVLFDRRFFDLLTAVEGDVGGRRILLEGDSSALVAVDDPGVCRDVDRPNDLSHEKR; encoded by the coding sequence ATGAGCGACGGGACTGCGTCAGAACCGCCAGCCGATGCCGACCTCCCGGTCGTCGAGCCACCGTTCGAGGCGACCGACGACCCTCGAGTCGGCGGCGTGGTGCTCGCGGGCGGGACGAGCGACCGCTTCGGCGATCGCAACAAGCTACTGGCATCACTCGAGGGAGCGCCGCTCGTCGCTCACGCGGCTCGAACCCTGCTCGAGACGGACGTCGATCCCGTCGTGGTCGTCGTCGGCTACGAAGCCGATCGGGTCCAGGAAGCAGTGTCGGAACTTCCAGTGACGACGGTCTCCAACCCGACGTACGAGGCGGGACAGTCGACCTCCGTTCGATCCGGAGTCGAGACGCTTCGCGAGCGGACGACGGTCGACGCCGCGGTGATCGCACTCGGAGACATGCCGTTCGTCGATCCGTCGACGGTCGACGCGCTGGTTTCGGCGTACGCCTCCGGTGCAGGCGACGCACTCGCACCAGCCTACGAGAGCGAGCGCGGCAACCCGGTCCTGTTCGATCGTCGGTTCTTCGACCTGCTGACGGCCGTCGAGGGAGACGTCGGTGGACGGCGAATTCTCCTCGAGGGCGACTCGAGCGCGCTCGTCGCGGTCGACGATCCGGGCGTGTGTCGGGACGTAGACCGGCCGAATGATCTCTCCCACGAGAAACGGTAG
- a CDS encoding XdhC family protein codes for MTASNWSVPETEVVQRVRERVETTETDVLATIVDVEGNAYRRPGAKMLLDEEGGGVGSITAGCLEDELLRQAESVRESGRPELVTYDLMEDDDDVWGLGVGCNGIIDVLLEPLTERYQPAVDAFDAGEDVAIVTVLESDAESLSTGDRLYYYPDGDRFGTPGSEPVAVWPREKLREPAEELADRGRGDVLETTVEGERVDLFVDGLSAPPELVVFGTGHDVGPVVELAKLNDFRVTVVSFRGGVDPEARFPSIDRGMTTSPGTLREDLDLDGNTYAVVMTHNFVDDRLAVDTLLESPVPYVGLMGPRERFEEMLAKFETEGRQIDADERAKLYTPVGLDLGSGSPYGIAHSIVAELLAVVNDCEPRHLTEREGPVHGRVDVASDPDAPTS; via the coding sequence ATGACAGCGAGTAACTGGAGCGTTCCGGAAACCGAAGTGGTACAGCGCGTTCGCGAGCGAGTCGAGACGACCGAGACCGACGTCCTCGCGACGATCGTCGACGTCGAGGGCAACGCCTACCGTCGTCCGGGGGCGAAGATGCTGCTCGACGAGGAGGGAGGGGGCGTCGGGAGCATCACTGCCGGCTGTCTCGAGGACGAACTCCTGCGACAGGCCGAGTCAGTTCGGGAGTCGGGTCGGCCCGAACTGGTCACGTACGACCTGATGGAAGACGATGACGACGTCTGGGGGCTCGGCGTCGGCTGCAACGGGATCATCGACGTGTTGCTCGAGCCCCTGACCGAGCGATACCAGCCCGCAGTCGACGCCTTCGACGCTGGCGAGGACGTGGCGATCGTTACCGTCCTCGAGAGCGACGCCGAATCGCTGTCGACCGGCGATCGGCTCTACTACTATCCCGACGGCGACCGATTCGGGACGCCAGGCTCGGAACCGGTGGCGGTGTGGCCACGCGAGAAGCTCCGGGAACCCGCCGAGGAACTCGCGGATCGCGGTCGTGGTGACGTCCTCGAGACGACCGTCGAGGGCGAGCGAGTCGACCTGTTCGTCGACGGGCTGTCGGCGCCGCCGGAACTGGTGGTGTTCGGGACCGGCCACGACGTCGGTCCGGTCGTCGAACTCGCGAAGTTGAACGACTTCCGCGTCACCGTCGTGAGCTTTCGCGGTGGCGTCGACCCGGAAGCGCGATTCCCGTCTATCGACCGCGGGATGACGACCTCTCCTGGCACGCTACGGGAGGATCTGGATCTCGACGGAAACACGTACGCAGTCGTCATGACCCACAACTTCGTCGACGACCGGCTGGCAGTCGATACACTGCTCGAGTCGCCCGTTCCCTACGTCGGGTTGATGGGGCCACGCGAACGGTTCGAGGAGATGCTCGCGAAGTTCGAGACGGAGGGGCGACAGATCGATGCCGACGAGCGAGCGAAATTGTACACGCCAGTCGGACTGGATCTCGGGAGCGGATCACCGTACGGGATCGCTCACAGCATCGTCGCCGAACTGCTCGCGGTCGTCAA